In Cervus elaphus chromosome 31, mCerEla1.1, whole genome shotgun sequence, one DNA window encodes the following:
- the ZNF654 gene encoding zinc finger protein 654 isoform X3: protein MALIKCCINHPEISKDLYFHQALFTCLFMSPVEDHLFQEHLLKTDCKSGIDIICNTEKEGKTMLALQLCESFLISQLQNGDMYCIWELIFIWSKLQLKSNPSKQVFVDQCYQLLRTATNVRVIFPFMKIIKDEVEEEGLQICVEICGCALQLDLHDDPKTKCLIYKTIAHFLPNDLEILRICALSIFFLERSLEAYRTVEELYKRPDEEYNEGSSSVQNRVRFELLPILKKGLFFDPEFWNFIMIKKNCVALLSDKSAVRFLNESALENSTGNVKKALDQHGLEEGLDSLTDQSTGELDPDDISGVQPKGPINAKKNLTALNASRVDHNVPRHRCMLCNKEFLGGHIVRHAQAHQKKGSFSCVICGRKFRNKGLMQKHLKNHVKKIQRQQIAAAQQEDQESPALEEMNCSDTFISFENGNSDNKDLEVETITGSSDGKKDVIPAHVGEFTEIPVSVSEDVIENITENGSPDTSLNNVSEPLPICVDDYEEEEDEEGDYEEDDYDLNQESSVLHKINGAVCHPKDIYATDQEGNFKCPALGCVRIFKRIGFLNKHAMTVHPTDLNVRQTVMKWSKGKCKFCQRQFEDSQHFIDHLNRHSYPNVYFCLHFNCNESFKLPFQLAQHTKSHRIFQAQCSFPECHELFEDLPLLYEHEAQHYLSKTPESSAQPSETILWDVLTDAKSNHQEKDSSGNERQTISLPVSTSKSRKDITEPKTCIESMEKKTDRLIQNGNEHSDDTVSDTSLTDQKMPDIEPNSENNCSINDLVNGHSGIEQTPLVSSDPAFKIDTNRIRTENGSILPSVVPQEHSTLPVSQAPSKPNPTSEHTSYGLILTKPYVRPLPPSYLDERYLSMPKRRKFLTDRVDACSDQDNVCKKSVKRLRCGKCLTTYCNAEALEAHLAQKKCQTLFGFDSDDESKSAVFSVGISVEVENAINRHKVKKIDTCITQIIKHYSVHYFL from the exons GGAGTTGATTTTCATATGGAGTAAACTTCAGCTAAAGTCTAATCCTTCAAAACAAGTTTTTGTAGATCAGTGCTACCAGCTCTTAAGAACAGCAACTAATGTGAGAGTCATATTTCCTTTCATGAAAATCATTAAAGATGAG gtTGAAGAAGAAGGCTTACAAATTTGTGTTGAAATATGTGGTTGTGCTCTACAACTAGATCTTCATGATGATCCCAAAACTAAATGTCTAATTTATAAAACAATTGCACATTTTCTACCAAATGATTTGGAGATTCTCAGGATTTGCGCACTCTCGATATTCTTTCTTGAGCGCTCCTTGGAAGCTTATCGTACTGTCGAAGAGCTTTACAAACGCCCAGACGAGGAATACAATGAAGGCTCAAGCAGTGTTCAGAATCGCGTTCGTTTTGAATTACTTCCAATTTTGAAAAAGGGATTGTTTTTTGATCCTGAATTCTGGAACTTCATAATGATTAAGAAAAACTGTGTAGCATTACTGAGTGATAAATCAGCAGTTAGATTTCTAAATGAAAGTGCACTGGAAAATTCTACAGGTAATGTAAAAAAGGCATTGGATCAGCACGGTTTAGAGGAAGGGCTTGACTCTCTTACAGATCAAAGCACTGGAGAGCTTGATCCTGATGATATATCTGGAGTGCAACCAAAAGGCCCTATTAATGCAAAGAAAAACCTTACAGCTCTTAATGCTTCCAGAGTAGATCACAATGTCCCAAGGCATCGGTGTATGTTATGTAACAAGGAATTTTTAGGTGGTCATATTGTAAGGCATGCCCAGGCTCATCAGAAAAAGGGCAgtttttcatgtgtgatatgtGGCAGGAAATTTAGAAACAAAGGACTTATGCAGAAGCATTTAAAGAATCACGTTAAGAAAATACAGAGACAGCAAATTGCTGCAGCTCAGCAAGAGGATCAAGAAAGTCCTGCTTTGGAAGAAATGAATTGTTCTgatactttcatttcatttgaaaatggGAATTCTGATAATAAGGATTTGGAAGTAGAGACTATTACTGGTTCCAGTGACGGAAAAAAAGACGTCATCCCTGCACATGTGGGTGAATTCACTGAAATTCCTGTCAGTGTATCAGAAGATGTTATTGAAAACATTACTGAAAATGGCAGCCCTGATACTTCTTTAAATAATGTCTCAGAGCCATTACCTATCTGTGTGGATGACtatgaggaggaagaagatgagGAAGGTGATTATGAAGAAGATGACTATGACCTGAATCAAGAAAGTTCAGTACTTCATAAAATCAATGGAGCTGTGTGTCATCCAAAAGACATATATGCAACAGATCAAGAAGGAAATTTTAAGTGCCCTGCTCTTGGCTGTGTCAGGATATTTAAACGAATTGGATTTCTGAATAAGCATGCAATGACTGTACATCCAACTGATTTAAATGTGCGGCAAACAGTAATGAAGTGGAgcaaaggaaaatgcaaattttgtcaaaggcaGTTTGAAGATTCTCAACATTTTATAGATCACCTTAATAGACACAGCTATCcaaatgtgtatttttgtttgcattttaattgCAATGAATCATTTAAGCTGCCATTCCAACTTGCTCAGCACACAAAAAGTCACAGGATATTTCAAGCTCAGTGTAGTTTTCCAGAATGCCATGAGCTTTTTGAAGATCTTCCTCTGCTATATGAACATGAAGCTCAGCACTATTTAAGTAAAACACCAGAATCATCTGCACAACCAAGTGAAACAATTCTTTGGGATGTTCTTACAGACGCAAAatctaatcatcaggaaaaagaCTCATCTGGTAATGAGAGACAGACTATTAGTCTGCCAGTTTCTACTAGCAAATCAAGGAAAGATATTACAGAACCAAAGACATGCATAGAAAgcatggaaaagaaaacagaccGTTTAATTCAGAATGGAAATGAACATTCTGATGACACTGTTTCTGATACAAGCTTGACAGACCAAAAGATGCCTGACATAGAGccaaattctgaaaataattgtAGTATTAATGATTTAGTCAATGGACACAGTGGAATAGAGCAAACACCTTTAGTTTCATCAGATCCTGCTTTCAAAATTGATACAAATAGAATCAGGACAGAAAACGGTTCCATTTTACCCAGTGTTGTACCACAAGAACACAGTACCCTGCCAGTATCTCAGGCACCTTCCAAACCAAATCCGACGAGCGAACATACTTCATATGGCTTAATTTTAACAAAGCCATATGTCAGACCATTGCCTCCCAGTTACCTTGATGAACGGTACCTTAGTATGCCAAAACGCAGAAAATTTCTGACTGATAGGGTAGATGCTTGTTCTGATCAAGATAACGTTTgtaaaaaatcagtgaaaagatTAAGATGTGGCAAATGCCTGACCACCTACTGTAATGCAGAAGCACTTGAGGCTCACCTTGCACAAAAGAAATGTCAGACCCTCTTTGGATTTGATTCAGATGATGAAAGTAAGTCTGCTGTCTTCTCAGTAGGTATATCTGTAGAAGTAGAAAATGCCATAAATCGtcataaggttaaaaaaattgaCACTTGTATAACACAGATAATAAAGCACTACTCCGTACATTATTTCCTGTAA